The following proteins come from a genomic window of Geothrix edaphica:
- the hemE gene encoding uroporphyrinogen decarboxylase, producing the protein MTQPLLRVLNGEALDKPPVWFMRQAGRFLPEYREVRAKVTFEQLLNDSDLAAEVTLQPIRRFPQIDGAIIFSDILVILDALGCEVTIPEGGPRIGKTLDQIDINRPLDEKVFEPVCNAIRKVKANLPEKVTMLGFAGAPWTLLAYGIEGKGSKSWAKAKAFIHQNPVLAQKWMDKLADAAARLLNLHIEAGAQGVQLFDTWAGELDADDYATFALPSVERTLSQVTAAPTLFFARTGYLPDSLNNLPCKGLAVPWQVPISEARRRFPKMVLQGNLDPVALLAGADTAKRKARAIVDAMKGHPHIFNLGHGLTPETDPAVVAAVLDEVKA; encoded by the coding sequence ATGACCCAGCCCCTCCTCCGCGTCCTGAACGGCGAAGCCCTCGACAAGCCCCCGGTGTGGTTCATGCGCCAGGCCGGGCGCTTCCTGCCGGAGTACCGCGAGGTGCGGGCCAAGGTCACGTTCGAGCAGCTGCTCAACGACTCGGACCTGGCCGCGGAGGTGACGCTGCAGCCCATCCGGCGGTTCCCGCAGATCGATGGCGCGATCATCTTCAGCGACATCCTGGTGATCCTGGATGCCCTGGGCTGCGAGGTGACGATCCCCGAGGGCGGGCCCCGCATCGGCAAGACACTGGACCAGATCGACATCAACCGACCCCTGGACGAGAAGGTCTTCGAGCCGGTCTGCAATGCCATCCGCAAGGTGAAGGCGAACCTGCCCGAGAAGGTCACGATGCTCGGTTTCGCCGGGGCCCCCTGGACCCTGCTGGCCTACGGCATCGAAGGGAAGGGCAGCAAGAGCTGGGCGAAGGCCAAGGCCTTCATCCACCAGAATCCCGTGCTGGCCCAGAAGTGGATGGACAAGCTCGCGGACGCCGCGGCCCGCCTGCTCAACCTGCACATCGAGGCCGGCGCCCAGGGCGTGCAGCTCTTCGACACCTGGGCCGGTGAGCTGGACGCCGACGACTACGCGACCTTCGCCCTGCCTTCCGTGGAGCGCACGCTTTCCCAGGTGACGGCCGCGCCCACGCTATTCTTCGCCCGCACCGGCTACCTGCCGGATTCATTGAACAACCTGCCCTGCAAGGGCCTGGCCGTGCCCTGGCAGGTGCCCATCAGCGAGGCCCGGCGCCGCTTCCCCAAGATGGTGCTCCAGGGCAACCTCGATCCCGTGGCCCTGCTGGCAGGCGCCGACACGGCCAAGCGGAAGGCCCGGGCCATCGTGGATGCCATGAAGGGCCACCCCCACATCTTCAATCTGGGCCACGGGCTTACGCCCGAGACCGACCCCGCGGTGGTGGCCGCCGTCCTTGACGAGGTGAAGGCATGA
- the hemL gene encoding glutamate-1-semialdehyde 2,1-aminomutase, with amino-acid sequence MSNDTLFQEALTHFPGGVSSPVRAFRAVGGTPKFFKKASGAWFEDEDGQRFLDLCMSWGPLILGHAHPDILAAVTESMQEGLTFGAPSRRELALARKIKEMVPFVEKMRFVSSGTEAVMSALRAARGFTGRDRILKFEGCYHGHSDGLLVKAGSGLVTFGAPTSAGVPKGIAELTSVVTLDDLETLERTFAEIGNELAAAIIEPIPANNGLLLQRPEFLKRLRELCTQYGVVLIFDEVISGFRVAPGGAAERLGITPDLATYGKIIGGGMPVGLYGGRKDIMGVVAPDGPVYQAGTLSGNPVAMAAGLATMEKLTPAFYAGLEANAAKWAAAFETIPGLHCPRYGSLLWPLFQDGVRRSDAVKGEAISTFNRLHKALLGQGVYLPPSGYEVAFLGAAHGEPELAHFQQAVAAVAKDFA; translated from the coding sequence GTGAGCAACGACACCCTCTTCCAGGAAGCTCTCACCCACTTCCCCGGTGGCGTCTCCAGCCCCGTGCGGGCCTTCCGGGCCGTGGGCGGCACGCCCAAGTTCTTCAAGAAGGCCTCGGGCGCCTGGTTCGAGGACGAGGACGGCCAGCGCTTCCTCGACCTCTGCATGTCCTGGGGCCCGCTGATCCTGGGCCACGCCCACCCCGACATCCTGGCGGCCGTGACCGAGTCCATGCAGGAGGGCCTCACCTTCGGCGCCCCCAGCCGCCGCGAGCTGGCCCTGGCCCGCAAGATCAAGGAGATGGTGCCCTTCGTGGAGAAGATGCGCTTCGTGTCCTCGGGCACGGAAGCCGTCATGTCCGCCCTGCGCGCCGCCCGCGGCTTCACGGGCCGGGACCGCATCCTGAAGTTCGAGGGCTGCTACCACGGCCACAGCGATGGCCTGCTGGTGAAGGCCGGTTCCGGCCTCGTCACCTTCGGCGCCCCCACCAGTGCCGGCGTGCCCAAGGGCATCGCCGAACTGACCTCGGTGGTGACGCTGGACGACCTGGAGACCCTGGAGCGCACCTTCGCGGAGATCGGGAACGAGCTGGCCGCAGCCATCATCGAGCCCATCCCCGCCAACAACGGCCTGCTGCTCCAGCGTCCCGAGTTCCTCAAGCGCCTGCGCGAGCTCTGCACCCAGTACGGCGTGGTCCTCATCTTCGACGAGGTCATCAGCGGCTTCCGCGTGGCCCCCGGCGGCGCGGCGGAGCGCCTGGGCATCACGCCGGACCTGGCCACCTACGGCAAGATCATCGGCGGCGGCATGCCCGTGGGCCTCTACGGCGGTCGCAAGGACATCATGGGCGTGGTCGCGCCGGACGGACCGGTCTACCAGGCGGGCACGCTGTCGGGCAACCCCGTGGCCATGGCCGCCGGCCTCGCCACCATGGAGAAGCTGACGCCCGCCTTCTACGCGGGACTGGAAGCCAACGCCGCCAAGTGGGCCGCGGCCTTCGAGACCATCCCCGGCCTCCACTGCCCCCGCTACGGCAGCCTGCTCTGGCCCCTGTTCCAGGACGGCGTCCGCCGCAGCGACGCGGTGAAGGGTGAGGCCATCAGCACCTTCAACCGCCTGCACAAGGCCCTGCTGGGCCAGGGCGTCTACCTGCCGCCCAGCGGCTACGAAGTGGCCTTCCTCGGCGCCGCCCACGGCGAGCCCGAGCTGGCCCACTTCCAGCAGGCCGTGGCCGCCGTGGCCAAGGATTTCGCCTGA
- the hemB gene encoding porphobilinogen synthase: MLNRSRRLRTSAAMRNLVAETDLRPRHLIQPHFVVPQAGSTEIASMPGIVNAGVEETLRQVEKDLKKGLSSVLLFGVPDDTSKTPDARYACDHNGVVPVAVKALKKAFGSDLIVMTDVCLCGCTSHGHCGLVDENGVVQNDETLPILAEMALRHAEAGADVASPSDMMDGRAGAIRELLDKNGFTQTSILCYAIKHSGAYYGPFREAAHSSPKFGDRKTYQMDPRNAREGLRDALLDIEEGADMLMVKPALPNLDLIWRLRQATLAPICAYHVSSEFSSVKAADRLGWVNGDQLMYEHLIAIRRAGADMIVTYAGREAVEKGWIS; the protein is encoded by the coding sequence ATGCTGAACCGCTCCCGCCGCCTCCGCACCAGCGCCGCCATGCGCAACCTGGTCGCCGAAACGGACCTCCGCCCGCGCCATCTCATCCAGCCCCACTTCGTGGTGCCCCAGGCCGGCAGCACCGAGATCGCCAGCATGCCGGGCATCGTCAACGCCGGCGTGGAGGAGACGCTGCGCCAGGTGGAGAAGGACCTGAAGAAGGGCCTCTCCAGTGTGCTGCTCTTCGGTGTGCCGGACGATACCTCCAAGACGCCCGATGCCCGCTACGCCTGCGACCACAACGGCGTGGTGCCCGTGGCCGTGAAGGCGCTGAAGAAGGCCTTCGGCTCGGACCTCATCGTCATGACGGACGTCTGCCTCTGCGGCTGCACCAGCCATGGCCACTGTGGCCTGGTGGACGAGAACGGCGTGGTGCAGAACGACGAGACCCTGCCCATCCTGGCGGAGATGGCCCTTCGGCACGCCGAGGCGGGCGCCGACGTGGCCTCCCCCAGCGACATGATGGACGGCCGGGCCGGCGCCATCCGCGAGCTCCTGGACAAGAACGGCTTCACCCAGACCAGCATCCTCTGCTACGCCATCAAGCACTCCGGCGCCTACTACGGACCCTTCCGCGAGGCCGCCCACAGCAGCCCCAAGTTCGGCGACCGCAAGACCTACCAGATGGACCCCCGCAACGCCCGCGAAGGCCTGCGCGACGCGCTGCTCGACATCGAGGAGGGCGCGGACATGCTCATGGTCAAGCCCGCCCTGCCGAACCTGGACCTCATCTGGCGCCTCCGCCAGGCCACGCTGGCGCCCATCTGCGCCTACCACGTGTCCAGCGAGTTCAGCAGCGTCAAGGCCGCCGACCGCCTCGGCTGGGTGAACGGGGACCAGCTGATGTACGAGCACCTCATCGCCATCCGGCGCGCCGGCGCCGACATGATCGTCACCTACGCCGGCCGCGAGGCCGTGGAGAAAGGCTGGATCTCGTGA
- a CDS encoding uroporphyrinogen-III synthase: MTAAVPLPRLALARPAQHPLADTARKAGWEPVPYAFTSLKITSNPPPMPFEAVSAFVALSPAGAKVAAPALPGGMVCLLQGAGTADALGREDLEIHLPAEARAEALWSLLQTRYPGGGDFILARGERSREFLEVVARGTDWRIHPWVTHREVAQDPFPALPEVEGVLALSPLQAEILAPIAHAVQRFAWGEATAQAFARAGAPAHAYCEPKPGLLWAMLAQHLNKEESPC; the protein is encoded by the coding sequence ATGACCGCGGCGGTTCCGCTCCCGCGCCTGGCCCTGGCCCGGCCCGCCCAGCACCCGCTGGCGGACACCGCGCGCAAGGCGGGCTGGGAGCCTGTGCCGTACGCGTTCACCAGCCTCAAGATCACCTCCAACCCGCCCCCGATGCCTTTCGAGGCTGTCAGCGCCTTCGTGGCCCTGAGCCCGGCTGGGGCCAAGGTGGCGGCCCCCGCCCTCCCGGGTGGGATGGTCTGCCTGCTCCAGGGCGCCGGTACGGCGGATGCGCTGGGCCGCGAGGACCTGGAGATCCATCTTCCCGCCGAAGCCAGGGCCGAGGCACTTTGGAGCCTTCTGCAGACCCGGTATCCCGGGGGTGGCGACTTCATCCTGGCCCGGGGCGAGCGGAGCCGGGAGTTCCTCGAGGTGGTGGCCAGGGGGACGGACTGGCGGATCCACCCCTGGGTGACCCACCGCGAGGTCGCGCAGGATCCCTTCCCGGCCCTGCCAGAGGTGGAGGGGGTCCTGGCCCTGAGCCCGCTGCAGGCGGAGATCCTGGCTCCCATCGCCCATGCCGTGCAGCGCTTCGCCTGGGGCGAGGCCACGGCCCAGGCCTTCGCGCGGGCCGGGGCGCCCGCCCACGCCTACTGCGAACCGAAGCCCGGCCTGCTCTGGGCCATGCTCGCGCAACACCTGAACAAGGAGGAGTCCCCATGCTGA
- the hemC gene encoding hydroxymethylbilane synthase, with amino-acid sequence MKHVTVATRGSALAVGQAEPLVRFLESKGYEVSWRKFSTSGDQWLQGPLDKQVGGGFFTKELEDAMAAGAADLLIHSLKDVSLERPAGIVSACIPKREDPSDWLVMRPDAPEDLTIGTSAVRRERVLSQLFPKARFTWIRGNVQTRLQRVRDGVLREAPLHATLLAAAGLKRLGLDLAGLTVRPLTPEELPSAPGQGALLAEARADRPDLIEALAELHDTMTARCVTLERRVLAGIGGGCQQPLGALATPQADGSLLLRAAYAPDGELRRAEARGTDDALLLKTVLQGIGLS; translated from the coding sequence ATGAAGCACGTGACCGTCGCCACCCGCGGATCCGCTCTGGCCGTGGGCCAGGCCGAGCCCCTGGTGAGGTTCCTGGAATCGAAGGGCTACGAGGTCTCGTGGCGCAAGTTCTCCACCTCCGGCGACCAGTGGCTGCAAGGGCCCCTGGACAAGCAGGTGGGCGGCGGGTTCTTCACCAAGGAACTGGAAGACGCCATGGCTGCGGGGGCCGCCGACCTCCTCATCCACAGCCTCAAGGACGTGTCCCTGGAGCGGCCCGCGGGCATCGTCTCGGCCTGCATCCCCAAGCGGGAGGATCCCTCCGACTGGCTGGTGATGCGCCCCGACGCGCCCGAGGACCTCACCATCGGCACCAGCGCCGTGCGCCGGGAGCGGGTCCTGAGCCAGCTGTTCCCCAAGGCCCGCTTCACCTGGATCCGCGGCAACGTGCAGACCCGCCTCCAGCGGGTGAGGGATGGGGTCCTGCGCGAGGCGCCCCTCCACGCGACCCTGCTGGCCGCCGCGGGCTTGAAGCGCCTGGGGCTGGACCTGGCGGGCCTCACCGTGCGGCCCCTGACGCCGGAAGAGCTGCCCTCGGCACCAGGGCAGGGGGCTCTCCTGGCGGAGGCGCGGGCGGACCGTCCCGACCTGATCGAGGCCCTGGCAGAACTCCACGACACCATGACCGCCCGCTGCGTCACCCTCGAGCGCCGGGTGCTGGCCGGCATCGGCGGGGGCTGCCAGCAGCCCCTGGGCGCCCTGGCAACCCCCCAAGCGGACGGCAGCCTGCTGCTTCGGGCGGCCTATGCGCCAGATGGGGAACTCCGCCGGGCCGAGGCCCGGGGCACGGATGACGCTCTCCTCCTGAAGACCGTCCTCCAGGGCATCGGCCTCTCATGA
- a CDS encoding NAD(P)-binding domain-containing protein has product MEPVLLSFHAPIHDLDLVAQHVVRDGVPARLREWQRASGARELVYLATCQRVLWMVWGGDPGSLNPGPGVRRYEGEEAWVHLLAMSAGLESANLGDREIPGQMKDALEAARQVGVAGDEAQAVFEDVIREGQRLRARLGLADGNVSVATVALKHLCEGLPEGSSIALVGVGPMTQYLAERLPERGFKVSVANRTKGKAHDLADPLGLAVVDLPQLQRDPAGFQAIVSATAAPEPIFTLDAWQTLKRPILRILDLALPPDSEPGLEQLPWVHRVDLSAFLAQTATARAQRAEAATKAEAFLVGAAGRLRHRAHARGHKRHLASAQERLDSAWGALEAEVKALEDSMQGLDEAQREALKEILTRGRTLAFRALIQTHPKPTPNAEADQP; this is encoded by the coding sequence ATGGAACCCGTTCTCCTCAGCTTCCACGCTCCCATCCACGACCTGGACCTGGTGGCCCAGCACGTGGTCCGGGACGGCGTGCCCGCGCGCCTCCGGGAGTGGCAGCGTGCTTCCGGCGCGCGGGAGCTCGTCTACCTGGCCACCTGCCAGCGGGTGCTCTGGATGGTCTGGGGTGGCGACCCCGGATCCCTGAACCCCGGGCCGGGCGTTCGCCGCTACGAAGGGGAAGAGGCCTGGGTGCACCTGCTGGCCATGTCCGCCGGCCTGGAATCCGCCAACCTGGGAGACCGGGAAATCCCCGGACAGATGAAGGATGCCCTCGAAGCGGCCCGCCAGGTGGGCGTGGCCGGTGACGAGGCCCAGGCTGTCTTCGAGGACGTGATCCGGGAGGGGCAGCGCCTGCGGGCGCGGCTGGGGCTGGCCGACGGGAACGTCAGCGTCGCCACGGTGGCCCTCAAGCATCTGTGCGAGGGGCTTCCGGAAGGCTCCTCCATCGCGCTGGTGGGCGTCGGCCCCATGACCCAGTACCTGGCCGAGCGCCTGCCGGAGCGCGGCTTCAAGGTCTCCGTGGCCAACCGCACCAAGGGCAAGGCCCACGACCTGGCGGATCCCCTGGGCCTTGCGGTGGTGGACCTGCCCCAGCTCCAGCGGGACCCCGCCGGCTTCCAGGCCATCGTGAGCGCCACCGCCGCTCCGGAACCGATCTTCACCCTGGATGCCTGGCAGACCCTCAAGCGCCCCATCCTCCGCATCCTCGACCTGGCCCTGCCCCCGGATTCTGAGCCCGGCCTCGAGCAGCTGCCCTGGGTCCACCGCGTGGACCTCTCCGCCTTTCTGGCCCAGACCGCCACGGCGCGGGCCCAGCGGGCCGAGGCGGCCACCAAGGCCGAGGCCTTCCTCGTGGGCGCCGCCGGCCGGCTGCGCCACCGGGCCCATGCCCGGGGCCACAAGCGCCACCTGGCCAGCGCCCAGGAGCGCCTGGATTCGGCCTGGGGCGCCCTGGAGGCCGAGGTGAAGGCGCTGGAGGACTCCATGCAGGGGCTGGACGAGGCCCAGCGCGAGGCCCTCAAGGAGATCCTGACCCGCGGCCGTACCCTGGCCTTCCGGGCCCTGATCCAGACCCACCCCAAACCCACCCCGAATGCAGAGGCGGACCAGCCATGA
- the aroC gene encoding chorismate synthase, whose amino-acid sequence MKTMLFDSPSSFGRAFRILTFGESHGAAVGVVMDGVKPGLPFDLEAIQKELDRRRPGQSDLVTPRNEGDRVQVLSGVFEGRTTGHPIALAVFNQNQRSGDYKAITNLFRPGHADLTYDRKYGIRDPRGGGRSSGRETLARVAAGAWAKQQLVDLGVTVRGFNREIAGIAGTVVDWSFVEANPLRVADPGTFPAQRSAVESALAEGDSVGGVCEVWIEGLPVGLGDPAFGKLDGLLALACMSIGAVKGVELGAGFESARRRGSENNDPLGPEGPLKNDAGGTLGGISTGAPVVVRLAVKPTSSISKVQKTIDREGHAADISTRGRHDPCIAPRIVPVAEAMCALVIYDAWLTQQALREGSVAPAAEWDWGALEALFPS is encoded by the coding sequence ATGAAAACGATGCTCTTCGATTCCCCATCCTCTTTCGGCCGCGCCTTCCGCATCCTCACCTTCGGCGAAAGCCACGGGGCCGCGGTGGGCGTGGTGATGGATGGCGTGAAACCGGGGCTGCCCTTCGACCTGGAGGCCATCCAGAAGGAGCTGGATCGGCGGCGCCCGGGCCAGTCGGACCTGGTGACGCCGCGGAACGAGGGGGATCGGGTACAGGTACTCAGCGGCGTCTTCGAGGGCCGGACCACGGGCCATCCCATCGCGCTGGCGGTGTTCAACCAGAACCAGCGGAGCGGCGACTACAAGGCCATCACAAACCTCTTTCGGCCCGGCCATGCGGACCTCACCTATGACCGCAAGTACGGGATCCGCGACCCCCGGGGCGGCGGACGCAGCAGCGGCCGGGAAACTTTGGCGCGGGTGGCGGCCGGCGCCTGGGCCAAGCAGCAGCTCGTCGACCTGGGTGTGACGGTGCGTGGGTTCAACCGGGAGATCGCCGGCATCGCCGGCACCGTGGTGGATTGGAGCTTCGTGGAAGCCAATCCGCTCCGGGTGGCGGATCCCGGAACCTTCCCGGCCCAGCGCTCGGCCGTGGAATCCGCCCTGGCCGAAGGCGACAGCGTGGGGGGGGTCTGCGAGGTGTGGATCGAGGGCCTGCCTGTGGGACTGGGTGATCCGGCCTTCGGCAAGCTGGATGGCCTGCTGGCCCTGGCCTGCATGTCCATCGGCGCCGTGAAGGGCGTGGAACTGGGGGCGGGCTTCGAGAGTGCCCGACGGCGCGGCAGCGAGAACAACGATCCACTGGGCCCCGAAGGGCCCCTCAAGAACGACGCGGGCGGCACCCTGGGGGGGATCAGCACCGGCGCCCCCGTGGTGGTGCGCCTGGCGGTCAAGCCCACCAGCTCGATCTCCAAGGTCCAGAAGACCATCGACCGCGAAGGGCATGCCGCCGACATCTCCACCAGGGGGCGCCACGATCCCTGCATCGCCCCGCGCATCGTGCCCGTGGCCGAAGCCATGTGCGCCCTGGTGATCTACGACGCCTGGCTCACCCAGCAGGCCCTCCGGGAGGGCTCGGTGGCGCCGGCGGCGGAGTGGGACTGGGGCGCCCTGGAGGCGCTGTTCCCAAGCTGA